From a single Anaerolineales bacterium genomic region:
- a CDS encoding tetratricopeptide repeat protein translates to MGQEHIFISHSSKNDVFVKKLRETLELFGELPWVDSRELTGGDELEATIEKEVRSARYFLVVISIDALSSEWVQKEVRWAQDEAQKRSDGYKIIPVVLPGVQMGILKLLFPKEPVYIVIEDKPTGFSDAMPKIFAALGKELPNDWESATEIKAAPVEELILELTDPIIEEKDGIRRATATAILTYNPADNSRAIESKRYRFTAPLGAVELGEIRWYIEKYYQWPTGVFKTRAEKTEKALPEWGNALYKAALGGESAREPFEAWKRATGSRRFSVQVDGEPLEGTDDAQAALIREAASDLLSLPWEILHDGTGFLSQGKDKVRVRRRLKNRKQTTTLQAKLPIRVLLLSPRPEVDDDGHSVGYIDHRVIANPLVQAVENLGEDLVDVDILHPPTFSALKDALDTAQKENNPYDIVHFDGHGVYDRREGLGALCFEASKDSEKLGERMLNLVYAKDLAAELRGYGVPLFFLNACQSALSINDPMASVAAKLLEEGVGSVVAMSHSVLVETARRFVEPFYKSLAQGQRVGDAMLAGQVALYDDPYRFKIMGAGKLDLRDWFVPVLYQDEADPQLFTVKAGETATRLAAKRNELSLGSVPKPPEHSFVGRSRMLLHLERLLELTNYAVIRGSGGMGKTALAAELTRWLVRSNRFERAAFVSVEPQNVQDVRGVLDVIGRQLTPKYTVAQYKTLDEALQPVERALRDHPTLILLDNLESVLPDSAGVNPAGAADVTELLKLCTDLLKASTHTRLLFTSREVLPKPFDTNTVELGRLHKDEAIQLVEKVMARQGWQPPESDDARTPEEIEALVNAVNCHPRALVLLAREVKDGVQYTTENIAALMAKLEAENKGDRENSLYASVELSLRRLPEEVRERVNRLAVFHGGGHLANMAAVMGVDQQNIGAIAQMLIGTGMAEIQDYNYLRLDPALPVYLRLGMEQETFAQLEESWAGAMMQLVNFLYREQFKDSRMALNLTLLELPNLLALLDWLANLLKQDDSSAETVNQTARYIEQLLSDLNHPSVLAKAVKLREESAGKVPEWGRTRFENERLLIERLLDARQLQPAYEKAQALLEKAKAADYQGADYDLAFAHILLGRVLQMGGQAAPALDFLVESQRLFEAIRGNESATQMAAKAINEQADCLRDLGRLDDAAQKYEVFIAQSNKGKNFRDVAVGKFQLGDVLRRQQKYKDAINTYEEALPIFEQLNEPKSVASVWHQIGMVHQEAGDYESAEAAYRRSLEIKSQNDDKAGQASSLTMLGNLYNASLNRLEEAVTFYRQAADIYVQIGDLRYEGVTRNNIASTLRQLKRYDEARAEIMRAIECYQPFGTAAEPWTSYAILREIEIATDNPAAARTAWAQARDVYLAYRRQGGYANQGYVNFFERVIGFISQQKINELQTFFNELASKPNTSDSLKQLMQIIVAILNGSRDKVLGDDPALYYGDAAEVLFLIERLGG, encoded by the coding sequence ATGGGACAGGAACATATCTTTATCTCGCACTCTTCCAAGAACGATGTTTTTGTAAAGAAACTGCGCGAAACTTTGGAATTATTTGGCGAGTTGCCTTGGGTGGATTCACGTGAGTTAACGGGCGGCGATGAACTCGAAGCAACGATTGAAAAAGAAGTCCGTTCGGCGCGTTATTTTTTGGTGGTGATCAGCATCGACGCGCTGAGTTCCGAGTGGGTGCAAAAAGAAGTTAGGTGGGCACAGGATGAAGCACAGAAACGGTCTGATGGCTACAAAATAATTCCCGTTGTGTTGCCTGGCGTGCAAATGGGAATACTGAAGCTGTTATTCCCGAAAGAGCCTGTATATATTGTTATCGAAGACAAACCGACTGGTTTCAGCGATGCCATGCCGAAAATCTTTGCCGCGCTTGGAAAAGAACTCCCCAATGACTGGGAAAGCGCCACAGAAATTAAAGCCGCACCCGTTGAAGAACTGATCCTCGAACTGACCGACCCGATCATCGAAGAGAAGGACGGCATCCGCCGCGCAACCGCCACTGCCATATTGACATACAACCCTGCTGACAACAGTCGAGCCATCGAAAGTAAACGCTATCGTTTCACTGCGCCATTGGGAGCCGTGGAGTTGGGCGAAATCCGTTGGTATATCGAGAAGTATTATCAGTGGCCCACAGGCGTGTTCAAAACGCGCGCCGAGAAAACAGAAAAGGCGCTGCCAGAATGGGGCAATGCGTTATATAAGGCAGCCTTGGGCGGGGAATCTGCCCGCGAGCCTTTTGAGGCTTGGAAGCGCGCAACTGGCAGCCGTCGTTTTTCGGTGCAAGTGGATGGCGAACCGCTCGAAGGCACGGACGATGCCCAAGCCGCGTTGATCCGCGAAGCCGCCAGTGACCTGCTCTCACTGCCATGGGAGATTTTGCACGATGGAACAGGCTTTCTCTCTCAAGGCAAGGATAAAGTGCGCGTGCGTCGTCGCTTAAAGAATCGCAAGCAGACAACTACGTTGCAAGCCAAACTCCCCATACGGGTGCTGTTACTCAGCCCGCGTCCCGAAGTGGACGATGATGGTCATTCTGTTGGTTATATTGACCATCGTGTAATTGCCAATCCGTTGGTGCAGGCCGTCGAAAATCTTGGGGAGGATCTGGTTGATGTTGATATTTTGCACCCGCCTACATTTTCTGCACTCAAAGATGCCCTCGATACAGCACAGAAAGAAAATAATCCCTACGATATTGTCCATTTCGATGGGCACGGTGTCTATGACCGCAGGGAGGGGTTGGGAGCCTTGTGCTTTGAAGCGTCCAAAGATAGCGAGAAATTGGGAGAACGCATGCTCAATTTGGTTTATGCCAAAGACTTAGCCGCCGAATTGCGCGGCTATGGCGTGCCGCTTTTCTTCCTGAATGCCTGTCAAAGCGCCTTGTCCATTAACGATCCAATGGCTTCCGTCGCTGCCAAATTGCTGGAGGAGGGCGTCGGTTCGGTAGTGGCGATGAGTCACAGCGTTTTGGTCGAGACCGCCCGCCGTTTTGTGGAGCCATTTTACAAAAGCCTGGCGCAGGGACAGCGGGTGGGCGATGCGATGCTGGCGGGGCAGGTCGCCCTGTATGATGACCCGTACCGTTTCAAGATCATGGGCGCGGGCAAACTGGATCTGCGGGACTGGTTTGTGCCCGTGCTGTATCAGGATGAAGCCGACCCGCAGTTGTTTACCGTCAAAGCGGGCGAAACAGCCACCCGTCTGGCAGCGAAGCGGAACGAGCTTAGTTTAGGCTCCGTTCCCAAACCTCCTGAGCATTCCTTCGTCGGACGCAGTCGCATGCTCCTGCACTTGGAACGGCTGCTGGAACTGACGAATTACGCTGTGATCCGTGGCAGTGGAGGGATGGGAAAAACGGCTCTTGCCGCCGAGTTGACGCGTTGGCTGGTGCGCTCGAACCGTTTCGAGCGGGCGGCGTTTGTGAGCGTGGAACCCCAAAACGTGCAGGATGTGCGCGGCGTGCTGGATGTGATCGGCAGGCAGTTGACGCCCAAATATACTGTCGCCCAATACAAGACTCTCGACGAAGCCCTCCAGCCCGTGGAACGCGCCCTGCGCGACCATCCCACGCTGATCCTGCTCGACAATCTCGAAAGCGTCCTGCCCGATAGCGCAGGCGTGAACCCCGCGGGCGCCGCCGACGTGACCGAACTGCTCAAGCTTTGCACTGACCTGCTGAAAGCCTCCACGCATACACGCCTGCTCTTCACCAGCCGCGAAGTGCTGCCAAAGCCTTTTGATACAAATACGGTGGAGTTGGGACGCTTGCACAAAGACGAAGCCATCCAACTGGTCGAGAAGGTCATGGCGCGGCAGGGTTGGCAACCGCCCGAAAGCGACGACGCCCGCACGCCTGAAGAGATCGAAGCCCTGGTGAACGCGGTGAACTGCCACCCGCGGGCTTTGGTGCTATTAGCCCGTGAAGTGAAAGATGGCGTGCAATACACAACTGAAAATATCGCCGCCTTGATGGCAAAACTGGAAGCCGAGAACAAGGGCGACCGCGAAAACTCGCTCTACGCCAGTGTAGAACTCTCCTTGCGCCGTCTGCCTGAGGAAGTGCGCGAGCGTGTGAATAGATTGGCGGTTTTCCACGGCGGCGGGCATTTGGCAAATATGGCGGCTGTGATGGGTGTTGACCAACAAAATATTGGCGCAATTGCCCAAATGCTGATCGGCACGGGCATGGCAGAAATTCAGGACTACAACTACCTGCGCCTCGACCCCGCCCTGCCCGTCTATTTGAGATTGGGCATGGAACAAGAAACCTTCGCCCAACTCGAAGAGTCTTGGGCGGGTGCCATGATGCAGTTGGTCAATTTTCTTTATCGCGAGCAATTCAAAGATAGTCGAATGGCGCTCAACCTGACCCTGCTCGAACTGCCGAACCTGCTGGCACTGCTCGATTGGCTGGCGAATTTGCTAAAGCAGGATGATTCAAGTGCCGAAACGGTCAACCAAACAGCGCGGTATATCGAGCAGCTTCTGTCAGACCTGAACCATCCTAGCGTGCTGGCAAAAGCTGTCAAACTGCGTGAAGAATCGGCTGGCAAAGTTCCCGAATGGGGCAGAACCCGCTTTGAAAACGAACGCTTGCTGATCGAACGCCTACTGGATGCGAGACAGCTCCAGCCCGCCTACGAAAAAGCGCAGGCGTTGTTGGAAAAGGCGAAGGCGGCTGATTATCAAGGTGCGGATTATGATTTAGCATTTGCCCATATTTTGCTCGGTCGGGTATTGCAGATGGGCGGGCAGGCTGCCCCCGCGCTAGATTTTCTAGTCGAATCTCAGCGGCTTTTTGAAGCGATTCGGGGCAATGAAAGCGCTACTCAAATGGCGGCAAAAGCCATCAACGAACAGGCCGACTGCTTACGTGATTTAGGGCGATTGGATGACGCAGCCCAAAAATATGAAGTTTTTATCGCCCAAAGTAACAAAGGAAAGAATTTTCGAGATGTGGCTGTGGGGAAGTTTCAACTTGGAGATGTGTTGCGCCGTCAGCAGAAATATAAGGACGCGATTAACACTTATGAAGAAGCTCTACCTATTTTTGAGCAGCTAAATGAACCCAAGTCTGTCGCTTCTGTCTGGCACCAGATCGGGATGGTACATCAGGAGGCAGGCGATTACGAGAGTGCCGAAGCCGCCTACCGCCGCTCGCTGGAGATCAAGTCCCAAAATGATGATAAGGCTGGGCAGGCAAGTAGTTTGACCATGTTGGGGAATCTTTACAATGCCAGTTTGAACCGTTTGGAAGAAGCGGTCACTTTCTATCGTCAAGCAGCGGACATTTATGTTCAAATTGGTGATTTGCGGTACGAAGGAGTGACACGCAACAACATCGCCAGCACCCTGCGTCAACTCAAACGCTACGACGAAGCCCGCGCCGAGATCATGCGGGCGATTGAGTGTTATCAGCCTTTTGGTACAGCGGCTGAGCCGTGGACATCCTACGCTATTTTGCGTGAAATTGAAATTGCAACAGACAACCCCGCCGCCGCCCGTACCGCCTGGGCGCAGGCGCGCGATGTGTATTTGGCGTATCGTCGGCAGGGTGGGTATGCGAATCAAGGGTATGTAAACTTTTTTGAGCGTGTTATAGGTTTTATTTCTCAACAAAAAATCAATGAGCTTCAAACGTTTTTCAATGAACTTGCGAGTAAACCAAACACAAGCGATTCGCTCAAGCAATTGATGCAAATAATTGTCGCTATTCTCAACGGCTCTCGTGATAAGGTATTGGGAGACGATCCTGCGCTCTATTATGGGGATGCGGCGGAGGTGTTGTTTTTGATCGAGCGGTTGGGAGGGTAA
- a CDS encoding SRPBCC domain-containing protein, with product MSWKFSQPPVKVWQAWTDPAIAKLWFGSDPNGKGLEAKMDVRVNGSFSVTFANSDDTEFTAQGIYKDVNEPKRLVFTWGWANQPEVDELITLEFSPDGDGTLMSFEQSNIDPSTTLHNYEEGWRSTFQKLEKALETINP from the coding sequence ATCTCGTGGAAATTTTCTCAGCCTCCCGTCAAAGTCTGGCAGGCATGGACCGACCCAGCCATTGCGAAGCTATGGTTCGGTTCTGACCCAAACGGGAAGGGGCTGGAAGCAAAAATGGACGTGCGGGTAAATGGCTCCTTTTCAGTGACCTTCGCCAATTCCGATGATACAGAATTTACCGCACAGGGAATTTACAAAGATGTCAATGAACCCAAGCGTCTCGTTTTCACGTGGGGCTGGGCGAATCAACCCGAAGTGGATGAACTGATCACGTTGGAATTTTCTCCAGACGGCGATGGAACTCTCATGTCCTTTGAGCAATCGAACATTGACCCTTCTACTACGTTGCACAATTATGAAGAGGGCTGGCGCAGTACTTTTCAAAAACTGGAAAAGGCGCTGGAAACGATCAACCCTTGA
- the pheA gene encoding prephenate dehydratase gives MKVAFQGEPGAYSEQAIFDYFGNVETLPCESFDVVFDSVVSEKCDLALIPIENSLAGSIHQNYDLLLRHDLHIVGEYLLRVRHCLIVNPGVKRDDIKKAISHPQALGQCADYLRSHGIKAEQVYDTAGSVKMLKESGALGVAAIASKRAAELYGMQILEEGIEDNAENYTRFLAVGREPVVPESDPHTGGRAKTSIVFALKNQPGALFKALSVFALRDIDLTKIESRPLQGKPWEYLFYIDFIGSTSDVVSKRALDHLGEYAMTLRVLGSYPRFKG, from the coding sequence ATGAAAGTCGCGTTCCAGGGTGAACCCGGCGCCTACAGTGAGCAGGCGATCTTTGATTATTTTGGAAATGTCGAAACCCTTCCATGCGAATCGTTCGATGTGGTCTTTGATTCAGTGGTTTCAGAAAAATGCGATTTGGCGTTGATTCCCATTGAGAATTCGCTGGCAGGCAGCATCCATCAAAATTATGATCTGCTTTTGCGTCATGACCTTCACATTGTGGGGGAGTATCTTTTGCGCGTGCGGCATTGTCTGATTGTGAACCCCGGTGTCAAAAGGGATGATATCAAGAAAGCCATCAGCCATCCGCAGGCATTGGGTCAATGTGCGGACTATTTGCGTTCGCACGGTATCAAAGCGGAGCAAGTCTACGATACGGCGGGGAGTGTGAAGATGCTAAAGGAATCGGGCGCGCTGGGTGTGGCGGCGATTGCGTCAAAACGCGCAGCGGAACTTTACGGGATGCAAATTCTTGAGGAGGGCATCGAAGATAACGCGGAAAACTATACGCGTTTTCTCGCTGTCGGACGAGAACCAGTTGTCCCTGAGAGTGACCCCCATACTGGGGGCAGGGCGAAAACGTCCATTGTCTTTGCATTAAAGAATCAGCCGGGAGCGCTGTTCAAGGCGTTGAGCGTTTTTGCGTTACGTGATATTGATCTCACGAAGATTGAATCGCGCCCGTTGCAGGGCAAGCCGTGGGAATATCTCTTTTACATTGACTTCATCGGTTCGACGAGTGATGTAGTGTCAAAGCGCGCGCTTGATCATTTGGGTGAGTATGCGATGACGTTGCGTGTGTTGGGGTCGTATCCACGTTTCAAGGGTTGA
- a CDS encoding pyridoxal phosphate-dependent aminotransferase gives MLNLNTQFDLIRQSATVAMADRILALKASGKNIIGLQVGDPDFGTPPAVVDAALNAMRSGLTHYGPSRGFPDLRTAVAKKLLRDEGVACDPDTEILITHGGIHAYYLAMQSILSPGDDVLIPDPSWATHSNMAIMLRGNVIRVPAPAEAGFIPHFDSWLKALTPKTRVIVLNYPSNPTGAFPSREYLQNLQDFAAKHNLWIVSDEVYGSLYYEEKPTSAGALEGAKDRTILVNSLSKSYAMTGWRVGFLAAPQRVIEHALKAGQNSITCVAPFIQKAAAFALTDPAIQLVTAEMRAAYSRRRDLVLRIARELESDRVKVIPPQGAFYFFLDLRALNMSSVEMCERILEEEGVGLVPGSAFGEQGEGFIRMTIAASDKDVEAGFRKIVKWAERQ, from the coding sequence ATGTTAAACCTCAACACCCAGTTCGACCTCATCCGCCAGTCCGCCACGGTGGCAATGGCAGACCGCATCCTTGCCCTCAAAGCCAGTGGGAAAAATATTATCGGTTTGCAGGTTGGAGATCCCGATTTTGGAACTCCGCCCGCTGTTGTAGATGCGGCGCTCAACGCCATGCGATCCGGTTTGACGCATTACGGTCCATCGCGCGGCTTCCCGGACCTGCGAACTGCGGTTGCAAAAAAACTGTTGCGTGACGAAGGTGTTGCCTGCGACCCCGATACCGAAATTCTCATCACGCATGGCGGCATCCACGCCTATTATCTTGCCATGCAATCCATCCTTTCACCGGGGGATGATGTTCTGATCCCCGATCCATCCTGGGCGACTCATTCCAACATGGCGATCATGCTGCGCGGAAATGTGATCCGCGTCCCTGCCCCCGCCGAGGCTGGTTTCATCCCTCATTTCGATTCGTGGCTGAAAGCGCTGACTCCCAAAACCCGAGTCATCGTCTTGAACTATCCCTCCAACCCGACAGGCGCTTTCCCTTCGCGGGAGTATCTGCAAAACCTGCAAGACTTTGCTGCCAAACATAATTTGTGGATCGTTTCCGACGAAGTCTATGGCAGTTTATATTATGAAGAGAAGCCCACCTCTGCCGGCGCGCTCGAAGGCGCAAAGGACAGGACGATCCTAGTCAACAGCCTCTCCAAATCTTATGCTATGACCGGCTGGCGGGTGGGATTTCTCGCCGCGCCGCAGCGTGTCATCGAACACGCTTTGAAAGCGGGGCAAAATTCGATCACTTGTGTAGCTCCCTTCATCCAAAAAGCCGCCGCCTTTGCACTGACCGATCCCGCCATTCAACTCGTCACCGCGGAGATGCGTGCAGCTTATTCCCGCCGCCGCGATTTGGTTTTGCGTATAGCCAGAGAATTGGAGAGCGATAGGGTGAAAGTGATTCCACCGCAAGGCGCATTCTATTTCTTCCTTGACTTGCGCGCATTGAACATGTCTTCTGTGGAAATGTGCGAACGGATTCTGGAAGAAGAAGGCGTGGGACTCGTTCCCGGTTCGGCATTTGGCGAACAAGGCGAGGGCTTCATCCGCATGACGATCGCCGCCTCCGACAAAGATGTGGAAGCGGGTTTCCGCAAGATCGTGAAGTGGGCGGAGAGGCAATAA
- a CDS encoding GAF domain-containing sensor histidine kinase, with translation MAMDRSRLLLRLLEITRGLGTMVDLDTYLQSVLSAATELTGSESASLLEYDESAQDFHFKFVPWFHRDVIMSARVPLQGSVAGWVFLNIKPLAIDDVSKDERHYRGIDEIGGFATKSILGVPLLVHGKPVGVLEVFNKHDNYTGEDIRVLESLAALTSTALQNDMLEKSIMSSQEEARELDRLKNEFIAITSHELRTPLGLILGHSTFLKELLGNEYEEQVDAIIRNASKLKEIIESLTSVKNYQSGGALVRSRRVSVARIIQDVTISFQDMALKKGILITNDILPGQDLWVDIDGGKIAIVLSNLLKNAITFTNEGGEVIIRAEQQPNFVEVSVKDNGVGIPARDLPHIFDRFYQVESHLTRRHGGMGLGLSVAKVMVEMHGGRIWAESREGAGSTFTFILPVGPEKEKPEIKKPFTE, from the coding sequence ATGGCTATGGACCGTTCCAGACTTTTACTTCGACTTTTAGAGATCACCCGCGGACTTGGCACGATGGTGGATCTGGATACCTATCTGCAATCCGTGCTTTCTGCCGCCACCGAACTGACCGGGAGCGAAAGCGCATCCCTGCTCGAATATGACGAGTCTGCACAGGATTTTCATTTCAAGTTCGTGCCGTGGTTCCATCGCGATGTGATCATGTCCGCACGCGTCCCGTTGCAGGGCAGCGTGGCGGGGTGGGTTTTCCTGAACATCAAACCGCTTGCCATTGACGATGTCTCGAAGGATGAGCGCCACTATCGCGGAATCGATGAGATCGGCGGATTTGCCACCAAGTCCATTCTGGGCGTGCCATTGCTGGTGCATGGAAAGCCCGTCGGCGTGCTGGAAGTATTCAATAAGCACGATAATTATACCGGCGAAGACATCCGCGTACTCGAATCCCTTGCGGCGCTGACATCAACTGCCCTGCAAAATGACATGCTCGAAAAGAGCATCATGTCATCGCAGGAGGAAGCCCGCGAACTTGACCGTCTGAAGAACGAATTCATTGCCATTACTTCACACGAACTCCGTACGCCGCTGGGGTTGATCCTCGGTCATTCCACGTTTCTGAAGGAACTGCTCGGAAACGAATATGAAGAGCAAGTGGATGCCATTATCCGCAACGCATCCAAATTGAAAGAGATCATCGAAAGCCTCACCAGTGTAAAGAATTACCAGTCAGGCGGCGCGCTGGTTCGCTCGCGCAGGGTGTCCGTGGCGCGGATCATTCAGGATGTTACCATCTCCTTTCAGGATATGGCGCTTAAGAAGGGGATTCTGATTACAAATGATATCCTGCCCGGTCAAGACCTGTGGGTGGATATCGACGGCGGCAAGATCGCCATCGTTTTGAGCAATCTTTTGAAGAATGCCATTACCTTTACCAACGAAGGCGGCGAGGTCATCATCCGCGCGGAACAGCAGCCCAATTTCGTAGAAGTCTCCGTGAAGGATAATGGCGTTGGGATTCCCGCCCGCGACCTGCCCCACATCTTCGACCGCTTCTATCAGGTCGAATCGCATCTCACACGAAGGCATGGCGGCATGGGGCTCGGGCTGTCCGTTGCCAAGGTCATGGTGGAAATGCACGGCGGACGAATCTGGGCGGAGAGCAGGGAGGGTGCCGGCAGCACGTTTACATTCATCCTGCCGGTTGGTCCTGAAAAAGAAAAACCAGAAATCAAAAAGCCGTTCACCGAGTGA
- a CDS encoding inositol-3-phosphate synthase: MAGKKVRVAIIGVGNCASSLVQGVQFYKNAKKDENIPGIMHTQLGDYHVKDIEFTLGIDVSAAKVGKDLSEAIFAEPNNTYKFSDVPRLNAPVVRGMTHDGLGKYLSGVIQKAPGPTADIVRLLRETHTDVVVNFLPVGSEMATKWYVEQVIEAGCAFVNGIPVFISSSEYWGKRFEDAGLPILGDDIKSQVGATIVHRALTSLFVDRGVKIDRTYQLNFGGNTDFLNMLERERLESKKISKTNAVTSMIPYEVEPDNVHVGPSDHVPWLTDRKWCYIRMEGTTFGNVPLNLELKLEVWDSPNSAGVIIDAVRCAKIALDRELAGPIIGPSSYFFKSPPKQFRDDIAHQMTEDFISGKSDE, translated from the coding sequence ATGGCAGGTAAAAAAGTACGTGTCGCCATCATCGGCGTGGGAAATTGCGCTTCATCCCTGGTGCAGGGCGTTCAATTCTATAAAAATGCCAAAAAGGACGAGAACATCCCCGGCATCATGCACACCCAACTGGGCGATTATCACGTCAAGGACATCGAATTCACCCTCGGCATCGATGTCAGCGCGGCAAAGGTCGGGAAAGATCTCTCCGAAGCCATCTTTGCCGAGCCGAACAACACCTACAAATTCTCGGACGTACCGCGCCTCAATGCCCCGGTCGTGCGGGGGATGACCCATGACGGTTTGGGCAAATACCTGAGCGGAGTCATCCAAAAAGCCCCCGGTCCCACAGCCGATATTGTCCGCCTGCTGCGCGAAACCCACACGGACGTGGTCGTCAACTTCCTGCCCGTCGGCTCGGAAATGGCGACCAAATGGTACGTGGAACAGGTCATCGAGGCGGGCTGCGCGTTCGTCAACGGTATTCCCGTATTCATCTCATCATCCGAATATTGGGGGAAACGCTTCGAAGATGCCGGTCTGCCCATTCTCGGCGACGATATCAAGAGTCAGGTCGGGGCGACGATCGTTCATCGCGCGCTGACCAGCCTGTTCGTGGACCGAGGCGTCAAGATCGACCGCACCTATCAGCTCAACTTCGGCGGCAATACCGACTTCCTGAACATGCTCGAGCGTGAACGTCTCGAAAGCAAAAAGATCTCCAAGACCAACGCTGTCACCAGCATGATCCCCTACGAGGTCGAGCCCGATAATGTCCACGTCGGTCCAAGCGACCACGTGCCGTGGCTGACCGACCGCAAATGGTGCTACATCCGCATGGAAGGCACCACCTTCGGCAATGTGCCGCTCAACCTTGAACTTAAACTCGAAGTATGGGACAGCCCCAACTCGGCTGGCGTCATCATCGACGCTGTGCGCTGTGCCAAGATCGCGCTCGACCGCGAACTGGCAGGTCCCATCATTGGACCATCCTCCTATTTCTTCAAGAGCCCGCCCAAACAGTTCCGCGATGACATCGCGCACCAGATGACCGAGGATTTTATTTCGGGCAAGAGCGACGAGTAG